The following are encoded in a window of Francisella tularensis subsp. tularensis genomic DNA:
- the nuoI gene encoding NADH-quinone oxidoreductase subunit NuoI, whose translation MRNITNFLKTFLLWELLKGLKVTGKHFFTRKVTVQYPDEKTPISNRFRGLHALRRYENGEERCIACKLCEVVCPALAITINSTEREDGTRRTSSYEMDLFKCIFCGYCEESCPVDSIVETNILEYHFEERGENIMTKAKLLAIGDKYEAQIAADRLQDKDFR comes from the coding sequence ATGAGAAATATAACAAATTTTTTAAAGACTTTTCTACTTTGGGAGCTTCTAAAAGGGTTAAAAGTAACCGGTAAGCATTTTTTTACTCGTAAGGTTACAGTACAGTATCCAGATGAAAAAACTCCTATTTCTAATAGATTTAGAGGTCTACATGCCTTAAGACGCTATGAGAATGGCGAAGAGAGATGTATTGCATGTAAATTATGTGAGGTTGTTTGTCCAGCATTGGCAATTACAATCAACTCCACAGAAAGAGAAGATGGTACCAGAAGAACTTCAAGCTATGAGATGGATTTATTTAAGTGTATCTTTTGTGGCTATTGTGAAGAGTCGTGTCCGGTTGATTCTATTGTTGAGACAAATATCTTAGAATATCACTTCGAAGAGCGTGGTGAGAATATTATGACAAAAGCTAAACTTCTTGCTATAGGTGATAAGTATGAAGCACAAATAGCTGCTGATAGATTGCAAGATAAGGACTTTAGGTAG
- a CDS encoding NADH-quinone oxidoreductase subunit J produces the protein MVVTDILFYTFASLAVIFALVLVLANNPVNSVIAMIFTFIFTAAVWIILQQVYLALLLIVVYVGAVLVMFLFVVFMLDLHVEEQGRVGRFFYALAAVVVCAIFATVISYAATNVFAGAMMQGGVGGLKIIGLTMFSNANLYVFELVDFILLAAMTAAITLTLRAKRKGNKTVDPAQQVKVRAKDRLTMVKMPSNNEGAKDE, from the coding sequence ATGGTTGTAACAGATATTTTATTTTATACATTTGCGTCACTTGCTGTCATTTTTGCTTTAGTACTGGTTTTAGCAAATAATCCAGTAAATTCTGTAATAGCAATGATTTTTACATTCATATTTACAGCTGCAGTATGGATAATCTTACAACAAGTATATTTAGCATTATTACTTATAGTGGTTTATGTTGGTGCTGTGTTAGTGATGTTCTTATTTGTAGTCTTTATGCTAGATTTGCATGTTGAGGAACAGGGTAGAGTCGGTAGATTTTTCTATGCTCTAGCTGCTGTGGTTGTCTGTGCTATATTTGCTACAGTTATAAGTTACGCTGCAACAAATGTTTTTGCCGGAGCTATGATGCAAGGCGGAGTCGGTGGTCTTAAGATCATCGGTCTAACTATGTTTAGTAATGCTAATTTGTATGTATTTGAGCTTGTTGATTTTATTTTATTAGCAGCTATGACTGCAGCGATAACATTAACATTAAGAGCTAAGCGAAAAGGAAACAAAACTGTTGATCCAGCTCAGCAAGTTAAAGTCAGAGCAAAAGATCGTCTAACCATGGTGAAAATGCCAAGTAATAATGAGGGCGCTAAAGATGAATAG
- the nuoK gene encoding NADH-quinone oxidoreductase subunit NuoK, with product MRALKMNSISVSVTHGLIFSTLLFVISVAGIIINRRNILILLMSIELMLLAVNTNFLIFANMHQQAMGGVFVFFIMAVAAAETAIGLAIVVAIFRKRKTIDLSKLNTLRG from the coding sequence ATGAGGGCGCTAAAGATGAATAGTATTTCAGTCTCAGTCACACACGGGCTGATTTTTAGTACACTTCTGTTTGTGATAAGTGTTGCTGGTATAATTATAAATAGAAGAAATATTCTTATATTATTGATGTCGATAGAGTTAATGCTTCTAGCAGTCAATACTAATTTTTTGATATTTGCTAATATGCATCAGCAGGCAATGGGTGGAGTTTTTGTATTCTTTATAATGGCAGTAGCTGCTGCTGAGACAGCAATTGGTTTAGCAATTGTTGTGGCAATATTTAGAAAACGCAAAACTATTGATTTAAGTAAACTTAATACACTAAGAGGTTAA
- the nuoL gene encoding NADH-quinone oxidoreductase subunit L, whose product MIINNQVAAVLIAVIVLAPLLGALIAGFGGKSVKNAGVNFFTISLCGLSFVLSVILAYGVFSGAEVYSVSFYQWAPISNMFAFDVGFTVNKITVYMMLIVTFVSTLVHIYSIGYMKGEEGYARFFAYISGFTFAMLCLVMGNNFLLLFFGWEGVGLFSYLLIGFYFNRDKANVASLRAFIVNRIGDLGFLLGIGAVILYTKSVDYTTVFAALPDIDNTQTIHFLGISFSPVTLMCSLLFIGAMGKSAQFPLHSWLEGSMEGPTPISALIHAATMVTAGVFMVARLSPMFVLSPAALSFVLIIGAITCLFMGLIAIVQTDIKRVIAYCTLSQLGYMMVAQGAGAFSIGMFHLMTHAMFKALLFLAAGSVIVAMHHEQDIRRMGGLRKYMPVTYLCMLIGAWALAALPPFSGFFSKDLIIEAAQATTVYGHEFAYYMVLACAFVTSFYIFRMFFLVFHGKERMSDEERSHLKESPFSILIPLILLAIPSVFVGEYFFSSILSQEHGLFGNTITPFIQAGLGWESVTAHLANEPAIVSSMAFIKHSVTTLPFWLAFSALVLAYVLYVWLPAIPRLFANAKSGFGIIYHILVKKYFIDALYDVIFVNIFLAISNFLWKVVDIFIIDKTVVNGTSNLIYHTGDSFRKIQRGYLFDYAFVMMVGVLLFMILLISV is encoded by the coding sequence ATGATAATAAACAATCAAGTAGCAGCTGTATTAATCGCAGTTATAGTTCTAGCACCTCTATTAGGTGCATTGATAGCTGGGTTTGGTGGTAAATCGGTAAAAAATGCAGGTGTTAACTTTTTCACAATTTCTCTATGTGGTCTGTCTTTTGTCCTTAGTGTGATTTTAGCTTATGGTGTTTTTAGTGGCGCTGAAGTCTATTCTGTTAGCTTTTATCAGTGGGCTCCTATTTCAAATATGTTTGCCTTTGATGTTGGCTTTACTGTAAATAAGATAACTGTGTATATGATGTTGATAGTAACATTTGTATCAACACTAGTTCATATTTACTCGATTGGGTATATGAAAGGCGAAGAAGGATATGCAAGGTTTTTTGCATATATTTCAGGTTTTACATTTGCAATGCTTTGTTTGGTAATGGGAAATAATTTCTTACTATTATTCTTTGGTTGGGAAGGCGTAGGCTTATTTTCATACTTACTAATTGGTTTTTATTTCAATAGAGATAAGGCAAATGTTGCAAGTTTAAGAGCTTTTATTGTAAATAGAATTGGTGACTTGGGCTTCTTGTTGGGAATTGGAGCAGTTATTTTATATACAAAATCGGTTGACTATACGACAGTTTTTGCAGCTTTACCCGATATTGATAATACTCAAACTATACACTTTCTAGGTATTAGTTTTAGTCCAGTTACGCTAATGTGTTCATTATTGTTTATAGGAGCAATGGGTAAGTCAGCTCAGTTTCCTTTACATTCATGGTTAGAAGGATCAATGGAGGGTCCTACACCGATTTCAGCACTAATCCATGCAGCAACAATGGTTACAGCTGGGGTATTTATGGTTGCGAGACTTTCTCCAATGTTTGTATTGTCACCAGCGGCCCTAAGCTTTGTATTAATTATTGGCGCTATAACATGCTTGTTTATGGGGTTGATTGCAATCGTTCAAACAGATATTAAAAGAGTCATAGCATACTGTACGCTATCGCAATTAGGCTATATGATGGTAGCTCAAGGCGCTGGTGCGTTTTCAATAGGTATGTTCCATTTGATGACACACGCAATGTTTAAGGCATTATTATTCTTGGCAGCTGGATCTGTTATTGTTGCGATGCATCATGAGCAAGATATTCGTAGAATGGGCGGTTTAAGGAAATATATGCCGGTTACATATTTGTGTATGTTAATAGGTGCTTGGGCGCTTGCGGCTTTACCACCTTTCTCAGGATTTTTCTCAAAAGACTTGATTATTGAAGCAGCTCAAGCTACTACAGTATATGGACATGAGTTTGCTTACTATATGGTATTAGCGTGTGCGTTTGTTACATCGTTTTATATCTTTAGAATGTTTTTCTTGGTATTCCATGGTAAAGAAAGAATGTCAGATGAAGAAAGATCACATCTTAAAGAATCTCCATTTAGTATATTAATACCTTTAATATTATTGGCTATACCTTCTGTATTTGTTGGGGAGTATTTCTTTAGTAGTATTTTGTCACAGGAGCATGGTTTATTCGGTAATACTATAACCCCATTTATACAAGCTGGCCTTGGTTGGGAGTCGGTAACAGCACACTTAGCTAATGAGCCAGCTATAGTAAGTTCAATGGCATTCATTAAACATTCTGTAACAACGCTACCATTCTGGTTAGCTTTTAGTGCTTTAGTATTGGCATATGTTTTATATGTGTGGCTACCAGCAATTCCAAGACTATTTGCAAATGCAAAATCAGGATTTGGAATAATCTATCATATTTTAGTTAAGAAGTATTTTATTGATGCTTTGTATGATGTGATATTTGTTAATATCTTCTTGGCAATTAGTAATTTCTTGTGGAAAGTTGTTGATATCTTCATTATCGATAAAACAGTTGTAAATGGTACATCTAATCTGATATATCATACTGGCGATAGTTTTAGAAAGATCCAAAGAGGATATTTGTTTGACTATGCATTTGTGATGATGGTTGGTGTATTATTGTTTATGATTTTGCTAATTTCTGTTTAG
- a CDS encoding complex I subunit 4 family protein, whose product MNLGNYLLSLIIWLPIVGGFVVLATRTKELHGDAARWVALVFSCLTLALCVPLVTSFDYSSSAMQFQESVKWFKVFGMHDIYYSLGVDGFSVLFIVLTSFATLVIVLAAWTSIKTKVRQYMAIFLITCGLTNGVFCATDSILYYVFWEALLIPTCLGIGIWGGKHKAYAAVKYFMYTFFGSVFLLAAILYIQTRVAASPTHFLVNQDTYSIQNFIAWATQSQGFIDSVKFTLTAQWLVFGAFFLAFAVKIPMWPFHSWLPDAHSEAPAGGSVILAALMLKLGAYGFLRFAIPMLPEVTASLEYVLIIMSLIAIVYVGVVAVAQTDVKRLIAYSSISHMGLVTLGLFSIFILKNADPVLGTTHAQLALQGAVFQMIAHAFSSGGMFIGIGYLYLRMHTREISDFSGVAKTMPIFATFFLLFCMANVGLPGTSGFVGEFMILLAVFQYSPLIALIAGLTLVIAPIYTLWMYKRVFFGEVVSTQVASLTDLNRMELFVFILLAVPTLLFGFYPEPILQLSAAASAHIVGLSL is encoded by the coding sequence ATGAATTTAGGTAATTACTTATTAAGTTTAATAATCTGGCTCCCAATAGTTGGTGGTTTTGTTGTTTTGGCGACAAGAACCAAAGAGTTGCATGGCGATGCAGCACGTTGGGTAGCATTAGTCTTTAGTTGTTTAACTCTAGCTTTATGTGTTCCGTTAGTTACATCTTTTGATTATAGTAGTTCAGCAATGCAGTTCCAAGAATCAGTAAAATGGTTTAAGGTTTTTGGCATGCATGATATTTACTATAGTTTGGGAGTAGATGGATTTTCTGTATTATTTATAGTTTTGACATCTTTTGCTACATTAGTGATAGTTTTAGCTGCTTGGACATCTATCAAAACTAAAGTTAGACAATACATGGCGATATTTTTGATTACATGTGGTTTGACTAATGGCGTTTTCTGTGCGACTGATTCGATACTTTATTATGTTTTCTGGGAGGCGCTATTAATTCCAACTTGCCTTGGTATTGGTATTTGGGGTGGTAAGCACAAAGCGTATGCTGCAGTTAAATACTTTATGTATACATTCTTTGGTTCGGTATTTTTACTAGCAGCTATTTTGTATATTCAAACACGAGTTGCTGCTTCACCGACACACTTTTTGGTAAATCAAGATACTTATTCTATTCAGAATTTTATCGCTTGGGCAACTCAGTCACAAGGCTTTATAGATTCTGTTAAATTTACTCTAACAGCACAATGGTTAGTTTTTGGGGCATTTTTCTTAGCATTTGCTGTTAAGATTCCGATGTGGCCATTTCACTCATGGTTACCAGATGCTCACTCAGAGGCGCCTGCTGGTGGTTCTGTCATCCTTGCAGCCCTTATGCTTAAGCTAGGTGCTTATGGTTTCTTAAGATTTGCTATTCCAATGCTGCCAGAGGTAACAGCATCTCTCGAGTATGTTTTGATTATAATGTCTTTGATAGCTATAGTTTATGTTGGGGTTGTTGCTGTTGCACAAACTGATGTTAAAAGACTAATTGCATATTCATCAATTTCTCATATGGGTCTAGTTACTCTTGGTTTATTCTCAATATTTATATTGAAAAATGCTGATCCAGTATTAGGGACAACTCATGCGCAATTAGCTTTACAAGGCGCAGTGTTTCAGATGATTGCTCATGCTTTTTCATCTGGTGGTATGTTTATTGGTATTGGTTATTTATATTTGAGAATGCATACTAGAGAAATATCAGATTTCTCTGGTGTAGCTAAAACTATGCCAATATTTGCAACATTCTTTTTGCTTTTCTGTATGGCGAATGTTGGTTTACCTGGCACAAGTGGATTTGTTGGTGAGTTTATGATCTTACTGGCAGTATTTCAATACTCTCCATTAATAGCATTAATTGCAGGATTAACTCTTGTGATCGCTCCAATTTATACTCTTTGGATGTATAAGCGAGTTTTCTTCGGTGAGGTTGTATCTACACAGGTAGCAAGCTTGACTGATTTAAATAGGATGGAGCTATTTGTATTTATATTATTAGCGGTACCGACTTTATTGTTTGGTTTCTATCCAGAGCCAATTTTGCAGCTATCAGCAGCAGCATCGGCACATATTGTTGGTCTATCTCTATAA
- a CDS encoding NADH-quinone oxidoreductase subunit N: MSLSILYILPEILLALGVIVVMFSGLFLHGKIRNINYIFFQVFTLLALIATFAKEYLIQTTGSVFEGQVVFSGFAYTLQLVILVLAVFVALYSRDYVKDRKISDGDFYTLLMLCVLGAMVLTAAHSLVTIYVGLELLSLPMYALIAIYRDSGKGLEAAIKYFVLGAIASALLLFGMSFVYGMTGKLDITEIANVLAHGNFAGLQQQFLLVCLVMMIATFLFKLGAFPFHMWLPDVYQGAPNAVANIVATIPKVAAFAMLVNILFVGFPSLKDSWIYLFRIIGILSIFFGSLVALSQTNVKRLLGYSTVSQIGFVLLATTLNPQGYALTAASFYVIVYVFTTLAVFGVLTTISVGGYEVQDLNDLKGFNTKDSWLAFILLIVLFSMAGIPPFGGFIAKLFVVMGLINDGNYFLACFVLFMAVIASFYYVRVIKTMYFDDPDNDETVKPPLTSLIALSINGLVLLFLGIMPMLLLGVLTQVTNVI; this comes from the coding sequence ATGAGTTTATCAATCCTTTATATTTTGCCAGAAATACTACTAGCACTAGGTGTCATAGTTGTAATGTTTTCTGGACTTTTTCTACATGGTAAGATTAGAAACATTAACTATATTTTTTTCCAAGTATTTACACTACTTGCTTTGATAGCAACTTTTGCTAAAGAGTATCTGATACAGACTACTGGCTCAGTGTTTGAGGGTCAGGTTGTATTTAGTGGCTTTGCATATACATTACAACTAGTAATACTTGTCTTAGCAGTCTTTGTTGCATTATATTCAAGAGATTATGTCAAAGATAGAAAAATATCAGATGGTGATTTCTATACATTGTTAATGCTATGCGTACTTGGTGCAATGGTTTTAACAGCGGCACATAGTTTAGTTACAATATATGTTGGTCTAGAGTTATTATCATTACCAATGTATGCATTGATCGCAATCTATAGAGATTCAGGCAAAGGTCTTGAGGCCGCGATCAAATACTTTGTTTTAGGGGCTATTGCATCGGCTCTACTATTATTTGGGATGTCATTTGTCTATGGAATGACAGGCAAGCTTGATATTACAGAAATAGCCAATGTATTAGCACATGGTAACTTCGCAGGCTTACAGCAGCAGTTTTTGCTTGTATGCTTGGTAATGATGATCGCTACATTTTTATTCAAACTTGGTGCTTTCCCTTTTCATATGTGGTTACCAGATGTTTATCAAGGTGCTCCAAACGCAGTAGCAAATATCGTTGCAACTATTCCAAAAGTTGCTGCCTTTGCGATGCTTGTGAATATCTTATTTGTTGGCTTCCCATCACTAAAAGATTCATGGATATATCTGTTTAGGATTATAGGTATATTGTCAATATTTTTTGGTAGCTTGGTGGCACTCTCACAGACTAATGTTAAACGACTTTTGGGTTACTCAACAGTTTCACAGATTGGTTTTGTGCTATTGGCAACAACATTAAATCCTCAAGGATATGCCTTAACTGCGGCAAGCTTCTATGTCATAGTGTATGTATTTACAACTTTAGCTGTATTTGGCGTACTTACAACTATTTCTGTCGGGGGATATGAAGTTCAGGATCTTAATGACTTAAAAGGTTTCAACACAAAAGATTCATGGTTAGCATTTATCTTGTTGATTGTGCTATTTTCAATGGCGGGTATCCCTCCATTTGGTGGCTTTATTGCTAAACTATTTGTAGTTATGGGATTAATTAATGATGGTAATTACTTCTTGGCGTGTTTTGTACTATTTATGGCAGTAATAGCATCATTCTACTATGTGCGTGTCATCAAAACCATGTACTTTGATGATCCTGATAATGATGAAACTGTTAAGCCACCGTTGACATCTCTAATAGCATTAAGTATTAACGGTTTGGTACTATTATTCTTAGGGATTATGCCAATGCTCCTTTTGGGAGTTCTTACCCAAGTTACTAATGTTATATAA
- a CDS encoding accessory factor UbiK family protein, translating to MKEILGPLNDVIKNSKENIVNKSLKKLDVVSREEFEVQKKILLKTRQKLEQVEAKLDKLLAEKK from the coding sequence ATGAAGGAAATTCTAGGACCGCTTAATGATGTAATCAAGAATTCAAAAGAAAATATTGTTAATAAGAGTTTGAAAAAGCTTGATGTTGTAAGTAGAGAAGAGTTCGAAGTACAGAAGAAAATTCTATTAAAAACTCGTCAAAAGCTTGAGCAGGTAGAAGCTAAGCTTGATAAGCTTTTAGCTGAGAAAAAATAA